From Triticum urartu cultivar G1812 chromosome 2, Tu2.1, whole genome shotgun sequence, a single genomic window includes:
- the LOC125534971 gene encoding CBS domain-containing protein CBSX1, chloroplastic-like has protein sequence MASTPSAAVHCAARTFSPSAPRRGPAKSASFVSVPGGRRRVVAAALGDMDMRPAIDENPEGVLSGEWPGNFSLASYDDLRQYLESQIVSTDKMSPTAKLGEVMSRPVEVATPDQKLAEIDALFATQSGLPVVDGEGRCIGVVSKKDKARASNGLDSTIGEVMSSPAVTLTLEKTVLEAAALMLKHKVHRIPVVNEQQQVIGIVTRTDVFQALEASKA, from the exons ATGGCGTCCACGCCCTCCGCCGCCGTCCACTGCGCCGCGAGGACATTCTCCCCctccgcgccgcgccgcgggCCGGCGAAATCTGCCTCCTTTGTCAGCGTTCCGGGGGGGCGGCGCCGGGTGGTGGCCGCGGCGCTGGGGGACATGGACATGCGCCCGGCCATCGACGAGAACCCGGAGGGCGTGCTCTCCGGCGAGTGGCCCGGCAACTTCTCCCTCGCCAGCTACGACGACCTCCGCCAGTACCTCGAGTCCCAGATCGTCTCCACCGACAAG ATGAGCCCCACGGCGAAGCTCGGGGAGGTGATGTCGCGCCCGGTGGAGGTGGCCACGCCGGACCAGAAGCTGGCCGAGATCGACGCCCTCTTCGCCACCCAGTCCGGCCTGCCCGTCGTCGACGGCGAGGGCAGGTGCATCGGGGTCGTCTCCAAGAAGGACAAGGCCAGGGCATCCAATGGG TTGGACTCAACCATTGGAGAAGTCATGTCCTCACCTGCTGTAACTCTGACCCTGGAGAAGACCGTCTTGG AAGCTGCTGCATTGATGCTCAAGCATAAAGTTCACAGGATACCAGTTGTGAATGAACAACAGCAAGTGATAG GGATTGTCACGCGGACGGACGTGTTCCAGGCCTTGGAGGCCAGCAAGGCATAA